A single Arcobacter sp. FWKO B DNA region contains:
- the metK gene encoding methionine adenosyltransferase has protein sequence MTKNYLFTSESVTEGHPDKMADQISDAILDYIISKDKYSRVACETMLSNGYCIIGGEIKTETYAPLAEIAREVIREIGYTDASFGFDYRSAGVLNGVGEQSPDIAQGVNHSDGELGAGDQGMMFGYACDETPEYMPLAIMLSHKLASQLANVRKNGTLPYLRPDGKTQVTVEYDGDKIKRIHTIVISAQHSNDVPMDVLKVDIIEDVIKPIIPKELLDDKVLIHINPTGRFVIGGPAGDTGLTGRKIIVDTYGGSCPHGGGAFSGKDPTKVDRSGAYMARYIAKNLVASGVCTKATIQISYAIGISEPVSVMVNTHSTSKFKEEDIEECVKKVFSLTPSGIIKELDLLRPIYKKTAVYGHFGRELDEFTWEKTDKVTKIKEYLKQF, from the coding sequence ATGACTAAAAACTATTTATTTACAAGTGAATCCGTAACAGAAGGTCACCCTGATAAAATGGCTGATCAGATAAGCGATGCAATTTTAGATTATATAATATCAAAAGACAAATATTCTAGAGTAGCGTGTGAAACAATGCTTTCAAATGGCTATTGTATTATTGGTGGAGAAATAAAAACAGAAACCTATGCACCACTTGCTGAAATTGCAAGAGAAGTTATTAGAGAAATCGGCTATACTGATGCTAGTTTTGGTTTTGATTATAGAAGTGCTGGAGTGTTAAATGGTGTTGGAGAACAAAGTCCAGATATTGCTCAAGGAGTCAATCATAGTGATGGAGAATTGGGCGCTGGTGACCAAGGGATGATGTTTGGATATGCCTGCGATGAAACACCAGAATATATGCCATTAGCAATCATGTTATCCCACAAACTTGCCTCACAACTTGCAAATGTAAGAAAAAATGGAACACTACCATATCTTAGACCAGATGGCAAAACACAAGTTACTGTTGAATATGATGGTGATAAGATAAAAAGAATACATACAATAGTGATATCAGCCCAGCACTCAAATGATGTACCAATGGATGTACTTAAAGTTGATATTATTGAAGATGTTATCAAACCGATAATTCCAAAAGAGCTATTAGATGATAAAGTGCTTATTCACATCAATCCAACAGGAAGATTTGTAATAGGTGGACCAGCAGGAGATACTGGACTAACTGGAAGAAAAATCATAGTTGATACTTATGGTGGAAGTTGTCCACATGGTGGTGGTGCTTTTAGTGGAAAAGACCCAACAAAAGTAGATAGAAGTGGAGCATATATGGCACGATATATAGCAAAAAACTTGGTTGCTTCAGGAGTTTGTACCAAAGCAACTATACAGATATCATATGCAATTGGTATATCAGAGCCAGTTTCTGTTATGGTAAACACACACAGTACATCAAAATTTAAAGAAGAAGATATCGAAGAGTGTGTAAAAAAGGTATTTTCACTAACACCATCTGGTATTATAAAAGAACTAGATTTATTAAGACCAATTTATAAAAAAACAGCTGTATATGGACACTTTGGCAGAGAGCTTGATGAGTTTACATGGGAAAAAACAGACAAAGTTACAAAAATTAAGGAATATTTAAAACAATTTTAA